The Neovison vison isolate M4711 chromosome 5, ASM_NN_V1, whole genome shotgun sequence genome includes a region encoding these proteins:
- the TMEM11 gene encoding transmembrane protein 11, mitochondrial isoform X2, with the protein MVGMVSLSATDCYIVHEIYNGENAQDQFEYELEQALEAQYKYIVIEPTRIGDETARWITVGNCLHKTTVLAGTACLFTPLALPLDYSHYISLPAGVLSLACCTLYGISWQFDPCCKYQVEYDAYKLSRLPLHTLTSSTPVVLVRKDDLHRKRLHNTIALAALVYCVKKIYELYAV; encoded by the coding sequence GGTGAGCTTGTCGGCCACGGACTGTTACATCGTGCACGAGATCTACAACGGGGAGAACGCCCAAGACCAGTTCGAGTACGAGCTGGAGCAGGCACTGGAAGCGCAGTACAAGTACATCGTGATCGAGCCCACGCGCATTGGTGACGAGACGGCCCGCTGGATCACTGTGGGCAACTGCCTGCACAAGACCACTGTGCTGGCGGGCACCGCCTGCCTCTTCACCCCGTTGGCCCTGCCCTTGGATTACTCCCACTACATCTCGCTGCCCGCCGGCGTGCTCAGCCTGGCCTGCTGCACCCTCTACGGCATCTCCTGGCAGTTTGACCCCTGCTGCAAGTACCAGGTGGAGTACGACGCCTACAAACTGTCCCGTCTGCCCTTGCACACACTCACTTCCTCCACCCCGGTGGTGCTGGTCCGGAAGGACGACTTGCACAGAAAGAGACTGCACAACACGATAGCACTGGCCGCCCTGGTGTACTGTGTAAAGAAGATTTACGAACTCTATGCCGTATGA